The genomic stretch CCGACCTGCAGGGCGATGCGGATTTTTTTGTGATAGAAGGTGATCAGCAGACCACGCTGGATGCAGACCGCATTCATGCCACCGGCGCCAAAGTGGTGCAGATCAATACCAATAAAGGCTGCCACCTGGACGCCCATATGGTGATGCATGCCATGCAGGGCCTCAAACTCAGCAATAACGCAGTACTCTTTATAGAAAATGTGGGCAACCTGGTCTGCCCGGCTATGTTTGACCTGGGCGAACAGGAGCGGGTAGTGATCATGAGCGTTACGGAAGGGGACGATAAACCCCTCAAGTACCCGGACATGTTCCACTCTTCCTCCCTCTGTATTATTAATAAGACGGACCTGTTGCCCTACGTGCCTTTCGATATTGAAAAAGCAGCAGCCAACGCAAAACGCGTCAATCCTTCCCTGGAAATTATTGAAGTCAGCTGTACCACCGGCGAAGGTTTATCACAATGGTATGAATGGCTTCAATCGAAATGATCATGAACATGCACACGTATCATATCCATATCAGCGGGCTTGTACAGGGAGTAGGGTTCCGCCCTTTTGTTTGCCGCACGGCCAATGCCTTACGCATCAACGGTGAGGTATGCAATAATAACGATGGCGTCCATGTAACTTTTAATGCGTCTGAAAAAGATGCAGTGGCTTTTTATACAGGTCTGATAGGACAGGCGCCCATCAATGCGCTGGTAGTGCGCCACCGGCTGCAGCGCGTGGGGGATCGCCGCTTTGACAGCTTCACCATTGGTCCCAGTGCTGCCGATACCAGGGTACGGGTACTGCTGACGCCTGATGTGGCTGTTTGTCCTACCTGCCGCCGGGAATTGTATGAGGAGGAGAACCGCCGCTACCAGTACGCTTTTACTACCTGTCCTGATTGCGGTCCGCGTTATTCCATTATCACGGCGCTGCCCTTCGACCGGGAAAATACCACCATGAGGGAGCTGCCGTTATGTGAAGCCTGTGAAGAAGAATACCAGTTCCTGCACAATCGCCGGCAGCATAGCCAGACCAACAGCTGTCCCGACTGCCCCATTGAAATGCATCTCTACAACCTGGGCAACGGTCATGCCCTGCATGATGCGGAAACTATATTGCAGGTAGTACAGGAAAGACTGATCAACGGATACATTGTAGCCGTAAAAGGCGTAGGTGGTTACCTGCTGCTTTGTGACGCTACCAACGCCCGAACTATCCGGCTGCTGCGGCACCGCAAGCACCGCCCCCAGAAACCTTTCGCGCTGCTGTATACGGATGTAGAGATGGCTAAAACAGATGTTCGTCTCCGTAAGGAAGAAATAGAAGCCCTGGAAAGCGCTGCCGCACCCATTGTGCTGGGCCGCCTCCGGGAAACCACTACCACCGGTATCTGCCATGAGCTGATAGCGCCTGGCCTGGATACCGTAGGCGTTATGCTGCCCTGCTCGCCGCTGCTGCACCTGATCTCGCAGCATGTGGGCAAGCCGCTGGTGGCCACCAGCGCCAATATGAGCGGCTCGCCGATCATTTACCGCGACCAGGACGCACTGGGCAGTCTGCCCGGTATTGCCGACCTGGTACTCACTTATGACCGTGATATTATAGTCCCGCAGGATGACAGCGTGGTGCGCTTCTCCGAACTGGGACAGAAAATATTCCTGCGCCGCAGCCGGGGTTATGCGCCCAGTTATTTCCCCGTGCCTTTTGAAATGCCCGGCGCTGCTATACTGGCCATGGGCGCTGAACTGAAATCGGCCTTTGCTATTTTATCGGCCGGCCAGCTCTATGTCAGCCAGTACCTGGGCGATCATGGCACCCTGGAATCACAGGAAGCTTATTCGGTTACCCTGAAGCACCTGCAGCAGGTACTGCATTTCCGTCCGCGGCATGTGCTGATTGATCAGCATCCCAATTATTATGTGTCAGAGCATGGACGAACCATTGGCGTCGAGACTGCTGCACGCGTGATCAGTGTGCAGCACCATAAAGCGCATTTCGGTGCTGTGCTGGCCGAGAACCATTTGCTGGAAACCAATGATCCTATTCTTGGTATTATCTGGGATGGCGCCGGCTATGGGGAAGATGGTCAGATCTGGGGTGGGGAGGCGTTCCTGTTCCGGGACGACCAGATCCAGCGGGTAGCCCACCTGGATTATTTCCCGCACCTGCTGGGTGATAAGATGAGCCGCGAGCCCCGTCTGTCAGCGCTTTCCCTGCTGCACCAGCAGCCGGCCCGGCAGCAGCAGCTCGATAAATATTTCAATGCCGGTGAATGGCGCTATTACCGCCAGCTGCTGGATACCAATACCCCTGTGTACACCAGCAGCATGGGCCGCCTGCTGGACGGCATTGCCGCCATCCTGGGCGTAACCCCCATCAATACCTATGAAGGGGAGGGCGCTATGAAACTGGAGGCGCTGGCCAATACCGCTGCCGGATTCCCGGATAACTATTACAGCATTCCCATCATGGCGCCTAAGATCCAGTGGCAGCAGCTGCTGAGCGGCATTATGGATGATCTGGAAAATAAGCTGCCGGCCAATGTGATTGCCCGCAAAGTGTATTATTCCCTGGCCAAACTGGTCATGGCGCTGGCCAATCATTATGGCGTGAACAGGATCGCGTGCAGTGGTGGCGTGTTCCAGAGCGCTTTGCTTACGGATATGATCATTGCCCTGGGTTATGCCGGGCAGGAGATCTATTT from Candidatus Pseudobacter hemicellulosilyticus encodes the following:
- the hypB gene encoding hydrogenase nickel incorporation protein HypB, whose product is MCSTCGCDGDGHVISHLGQQDQAGGQLHSHTHGHGHHDHTHSLAKSHEHHPGSRVVQVEKDVLYENNLLAERNRGYFEAKEILAINLVSSPGSGKTTLLERTLTDLQGDADFFVIEGDQQTTLDADRIHATGAKVVQINTNKGCHLDAHMVMHAMQGLKLSNNAVLFIENVGNLVCPAMFDLGEQERVVIMSVTEGDDKPLKYPDMFHSSSLCIINKTDLLPYVPFDIEKAAANAKRVNPSLEIIEVSCTTGEGLSQWYEWLQSK
- the hypF gene encoding carbamoyltransferase HypF, producing the protein MNMHTYHIHISGLVQGVGFRPFVCRTANALRINGEVCNNNDGVHVTFNASEKDAVAFYTGLIGQAPINALVVRHRLQRVGDRRFDSFTIGPSAADTRVRVLLTPDVAVCPTCRRELYEEENRRYQYAFTTCPDCGPRYSIITALPFDRENTTMRELPLCEACEEEYQFLHNRRQHSQTNSCPDCPIEMHLYNLGNGHALHDAETILQVVQERLINGYIVAVKGVGGYLLLCDATNARTIRLLRHRKHRPQKPFALLYTDVEMAKTDVRLRKEEIEALESAAAPIVLGRLRETTTTGICHELIAPGLDTVGVMLPCSPLLHLISQHVGKPLVATSANMSGSPIIYRDQDALGSLPGIADLVLTYDRDIIVPQDDSVVRFSELGQKIFLRRSRGYAPSYFPVPFEMPGAAILAMGAELKSAFAILSAGQLYVSQYLGDHGTLESQEAYSVTLKHLQQVLHFRPRHVLIDQHPNYYVSEHGRTIGVETAARVISVQHHKAHFGAVLAENHLLETNDPILGIIWDGAGYGEDGQIWGGEAFLFRDDQIQRVAHLDYFPHLLGDKMSREPRLSALSLLHQQPARQQQLDKYFNAGEWRYYRQLLDTNTPVYTSSMGRLLDGIAAILGVTPINTYEGEGAMKLEALANTAAGFPDNYYSIPIMAPKIQWQQLLSGIMDDLENKLPANVIARKVYYSLAKLVMALANHYGVNRIACSGGVFQSALLTDMIIALGYAGQEIYFHQQLSPNDECIGFGQIACFNLGRISQSRGQEKSVQVNY